Proteins encoded together in one Aurantiacibacter aquimixticola window:
- the putA gene encoding bifunctional proline dehydrogenase/L-glutamate gamma-semialdehyde dehydrogenase PutA yields MTIDRTQLREAYRMDEDECLAQRIDQAKPVSALHDTSADLAARLIEGARKRTSKGLDAFMATYGLNTEEGIALMCLAEALLRVPDEQTADALIRDKLANVDWAEHLGESKSVFVNAATFSLMLTGEVLRGGSRSEAGLANTLRRTTGRLGEPVIRQATQQAMKILGGQFVYARTIEEAMKRAAPERKRHLAHSFDMLGEAAMTMEDAKKYRRAYAGAIARLAKEEGGVHGGPGISVKLSALYPKYDFLHAEAAHAHIVPVLRELAEAAREADIHFTVDAEEAERLELSMDIIETLLADDALFTRADGSQWDGFGLAIQGYQKRAVPLCKWVTKAARKHDRRLFVRLVKGAYWDAEIKLSQVGGYKGYPVFTRKIGTDVSYLACAAELLKAEDCIYPAFATHNAYTIAAIKSLAGEQPYEFQRLHGMGEEVYDTLAQIEDNRRTTVRIYAPVGGHKELLAYLVRRLLENGANSSFVNRMADADVPVEEMTGDPMAELSAMTPYRNPHIPLPAHIYPNRRNSAGVDLADPLVWGPLSEELAEWRSTTPRATPTLRAERGGKRHPVLAPYSGRPVGEWVAASDKDVDLAIARATAAQPTWDALGGERRAELLVAASDLLEENTARLIDLCRREAGKSIPDAVLEVREAVDFLRYYACEARMLFGAPQPLPGPTGEQNLLRLHGRGVFATISPWNFPLAIFMGPTAAALAAGNAVLAKPAEQTPLIAALAIDLAHQAGIPKDVLQLVPGDGSVGAALTGDPRITGVAFTGSTNTALAINRSLAARDGAIGTLIAETGGQNAMIVDSSALPEQVTRDVVSSAFQSAGQRCSALRVLYLQEDVADTMLTMIKGAFEALVVGDPKHLSTDVGPVIDAEAQGKLQAHVAEMAEAGFPVWRLPLPVECKDGHFVAPTIIEVGSILDIDEEQFGPILHVVRYPADGLRQVIDDINATGYGLTLGLHSRIVETRQFVESHARVGNFYVNRNQIGAVVGSQPFGGEGLSGTGPKAGGPHYVTRFATERVTTIDTTAAGGNASLLAGI; encoded by the coding sequence ATGACAATCGACCGCACACAGCTTCGCGAAGCCTATCGCATGGACGAGGATGAATGCCTCGCGCAGCGCATCGATCAGGCCAAGCCCGTCTCCGCCCTTCACGATACTTCGGCGGACCTTGCCGCGCGCCTGATCGAAGGCGCCCGCAAACGCACGAGCAAGGGTCTCGACGCCTTCATGGCGACTTACGGCCTCAATACCGAAGAAGGCATCGCGCTGATGTGCCTGGCCGAGGCGCTGCTGCGCGTGCCGGACGAGCAGACCGCAGACGCGCTGATCCGGGACAAGCTCGCCAATGTCGATTGGGCAGAGCATCTGGGCGAAAGCAAATCCGTCTTCGTGAACGCAGCCACCTTCTCGCTCATGCTGACGGGAGAAGTCCTGCGTGGCGGATCGCGCAGCGAGGCGGGTCTTGCCAACACGCTGCGCCGGACCACCGGCAGGCTGGGCGAGCCGGTGATCCGGCAGGCGACCCAGCAGGCGATGAAGATCCTCGGCGGTCAATTCGTCTACGCACGCACCATCGAGGAGGCGATGAAGCGCGCCGCACCGGAGCGCAAGCGCCACCTTGCCCACAGTTTCGACATGCTGGGCGAAGCGGCGATGACGATGGAAGATGCGAAGAAATATCGCCGCGCCTATGCCGGTGCCATCGCGCGGCTCGCCAAGGAAGAAGGCGGCGTGCATGGCGGGCCGGGTATCTCCGTCAAACTCTCCGCGCTTTACCCGAAATACGATTTTCTCCACGCGGAAGCGGCTCACGCCCATATCGTGCCGGTGTTGCGGGAATTGGCAGAGGCCGCGCGCGAAGCGGACATCCACTTCACCGTCGATGCCGAGGAAGCCGAGCGGCTCGAACTCAGCATGGACATCATCGAGACGCTGCTCGCCGACGACGCGCTTTTCACCCGCGCCGATGGCAGCCAGTGGGACGGTTTCGGCCTCGCCATACAAGGCTATCAGAAGCGCGCCGTGCCGCTGTGCAAATGGGTCACCAAGGCCGCGCGCAAGCATGACCGCCGGCTGTTCGTGCGGCTGGTAAAGGGCGCCTATTGGGATGCCGAAATCAAGCTGAGCCAGGTCGGCGGATACAAGGGTTACCCGGTCTTCACCCGCAAGATCGGCACCGATGTGTCCTATCTCGCCTGCGCGGCAGAGCTGCTGAAGGCGGAGGACTGCATCTACCCCGCCTTCGCGACACACAATGCCTACACCATCGCCGCGATCAAATCGCTGGCGGGCGAACAACCCTATGAGTTCCAGCGGCTGCACGGCATGGGTGAGGAAGTTTACGACACGCTTGCCCAGATCGAGGACAATCGCCGCACCACGGTCCGCATCTACGCACCGGTCGGCGGGCATAAGGAATTGCTCGCCTATCTCGTGCGCCGCCTGTTGGAGAACGGCGCGAACAGCAGCTTCGTCAACCGCATGGCCGATGCCGATGTGCCGGTGGAGGAGATGACGGGCGACCCGATGGCGGAGCTTTCGGCGATGACACCCTATCGCAATCCGCACATCCCGCTGCCCGCGCATATCTATCCCAATCGCCGCAACAGTGCAGGCGTCGACCTCGCCGATCCGCTGGTCTGGGGTCCGCTATCCGAAGAACTGGCCGAATGGCGCAGCACCACGCCGCGCGCGACGCCGACTCTGCGCGCCGAGCGTGGAGGCAAGCGGCACCCGGTGCTCGCGCCCTATTCCGGCAGACCGGTGGGCGAGTGGGTAGCGGCGAGCGACAAGGACGTCGATCTCGCCATCGCGCGCGCCACCGCCGCACAGCCGACATGGGACGCACTGGGCGGTGAACGCCGGGCCGAATTGCTCGTCGCCGCTTCCGACCTGCTAGAAGAGAACACCGCGCGCCTTATCGACCTGTGCCGGCGAGAAGCGGGCAAAAGCATCCCCGATGCCGTGCTCGAAGTGCGCGAGGCGGTCGATTTCCTTCGGTACTACGCCTGCGAAGCGCGCATGCTGTTCGGCGCGCCGCAACCGCTGCCCGGCCCGACGGGTGAGCAGAACCTGCTGCGGCTGCATGGCCGCGGCGTCTTCGCCACGATCAGCCCGTGGAATTTTCCGCTGGCGATTTTCATGGGGCCGACCGCGGCTGCGCTTGCCGCGGGCAATGCCGTGCTCGCCAAACCGGCAGAGCAGACACCGCTCATCGCCGCGCTCGCCATCGACCTTGCGCACCAGGCGGGCATTCCGAAGGACGTGCTGCAACTGGTGCCGGGCGATGGCTCGGTCGGCGCGGCGCTCACCGGCGATCCGCGCATCACCGGCGTCGCCTTTACCGGCTCGACCAACACCGCGCTCGCCATCAATCGCTCGCTCGCCGCGCGCGATGGCGCGATCGGAACGCTGATCGCGGAGACCGGCGGACAGAACGCGATGATCGTCGACTCCAGCGCCCTGCCCGAACAGGTGACGCGCGACGTCGTTTCCAGCGCATTCCAGAGTGCGGGCCAGCGCTGCTCGGCACTGCGCGTGCTCTATCTGCAGGAAGACGTCGCCGACACGATGCTGACCATGATCAAGGGCGCGTTCGAGGCGCTGGTGGTGGGCGACCCAAAACATCTCTCGACCGATGTCGGCCCGGTCATCGATGCCGAGGCGCAGGGCAAGTTGCAGGCGCATGTCGCCGAGATGGCAGAGGCCGGTTTTCCGGTCTGGCGCCTGCCGCTTCCCGTCGAGTGCAAGGACGGTCATTTCGTCGCACCGACGATCATCGAAGTCGGCTCCATCCTCGATATCGACGAGGAGCAATTTGGCCCGATTCTGCACGTCGTGCGCTATCCGGCGGACGGCCTGCGGCAGGTGATCGATGACATCAACGCGACGGGCTACGGCCTGACGCTCGGCCTGCACAGTCGCATCGTGGAAACACGGCAATTCGTGGAGAGCCACGCCCGCGTCGGCAATTTCTACGTCAATCGCAACCAGATCGGCGCGGTGGTCGGCAGCCAGCCGTTTGGCGGCGAAGGCCTTTCAGGCACTGGCCCCAAGGCGGGCGGCCCTCACTATGTGACGCGGTTCGCGACGGAACGGGTGACGACGATCGACACCACCGCGGCGGGCGGCAATGCGAGCTTGCTGGCAGGGATTTAG
- the ftsE gene encoding cell division ATP-binding protein FtsE has translation MSDAEGSIVQFTNVGLRYGSDREVLSDISFTLYPGSFYFLTGASGAGKTSLLRLLYLAQRPSRGMISMFGEDAITLPREELPALRRRIGVVFQDFRLVEHLSTFDNVALPLRLAGMSEGKLAKPVDDMLNWVGLGHRADAKPATLSGGEQQRVAIARAVIARPRILVADEPTGNVDPEMAVKLLRLFEALNRLGTTVVVATHDVHLLRKVPDSLIMRLDKGTLSDPTGALRYPPRREAVGA, from the coding sequence ATGAGCGACGCGGAAGGCTCCATCGTACAGTTCACCAATGTCGGTCTGCGCTATGGCTCGGACCGCGAAGTGCTGAGCGATATCTCCTTCACGCTCTACCCCGGCAGCTTCTATTTCCTCACCGGCGCGAGCGGCGCGGGCAAGACGAGCCTGCTGCGCCTCCTATATCTCGCCCAGCGGCCCAGTCGCGGCATGATCTCCATGTTCGGAGAGGATGCGATAACGCTTCCGCGCGAAGAGCTGCCGGCTCTTCGCCGCCGGATCGGCGTCGTGTTCCAGGATTTCCGCCTCGTCGAGCATCTCAGCACGTTCGACAATGTCGCGCTGCCGTTGCGGCTTGCAGGCATGTCGGAAGGCAAGCTCGCCAAGCCGGTGGACGACATGCTCAATTGGGTCGGCCTCGGCCACCGCGCCGATGCCAAGCCTGCAACCCTTTCGGGCGGGGAGCAGCAGCGCGTCGCCATCGCCCGCGCCGTGATCGCCCGCCCGCGCATCCTCGTGGCGGACGAACCGACGGGCAATGTCGATCCGGAAATGGCGGTAAAGCTGCTGCGACTGTTCGAGGCGCTCAACCGATTGGGGACCACGGTGGTGGTCGCGACGCACGACGTGCATTTGCTGCGCAAGGTGCCGGATTCGCTGATCATGCGGCTCGACAAGGGCACGCTGTCAGACCCGACCGGTGCGCTGCGGTACCCGCCCCGGCGCGAGGCGGTCGGTGCATGA
- the dcd gene encoding dCTP deaminase, protein MAILSDKWIREQAQSRGMIEPFVEAQRREGNISYGLSSYGYDARVADEFKIFTNVNSAVVDPKDFDGDSLVDRKTDVCIIPPNSFALARTVEYFRIPDDVLVICLGKSTYARCGIIVNVTPLEPGWEGHVTLEFSNTTPLPAKIYANEGACQFLFLQGNERPEVTYADRAGKYMGQRGVTLPKL, encoded by the coding sequence ATGGCCATTCTCTCTGACAAATGGATTCGTGAACAGGCGCAGTCGCGCGGCATGATCGAACCGTTCGTGGAAGCGCAGCGGCGGGAGGGGAATATCTCCTATGGCCTCTCCTCCTACGGCTACGACGCGCGGGTGGCGGACGAGTTCAAGATTTTCACCAATGTCAATTCCGCCGTGGTCGATCCCAAGGATTTCGACGGTGACAGCCTGGTGGATCGCAAGACCGATGTCTGCATTATCCCGCCCAACAGCTTCGCGCTCGCCCGCACGGTCGAATATTTCCGCATCCCGGACGATGTGCTGGTCATTTGCCTCGGCAAGAGCACCTATGCCCGCTGCGGGATCATCGTGAACGTCACCCCGCTGGAGCCGGGCTGGGAAGGCCATGTGACGCTGGAATTTTCCAACACCACCCCGCTGCCCGCGAAGATCTATGCCAATGAAGGCGCATGCCAGTTCCTGTTCCTGCAGGGCAATGAGCGGCCCGAAGTGACCTATGCGGACAGGGCGGGCAAATATATGGGCCAGCGCGGCGTCACCCTGCCCAAGCTCTGA
- the gltX gene encoding glutamate--tRNA ligase has translation MSTRTRFAPSPTGHLHVGNIRTALHNWMLARQAGGEFWLRVDDTDAERSEERFVHAIRKDLAWLGLHTDGETRQSERLALYEEAFDTLRDAGRIYPAYETQQELELKRKIQLGRGLPPIYDRGALKLSDAEKAQHEADGVVPHWRFKLGHDEAIAWDDGVRGTQKFEPAQLSDPVIRRADGSWLYMLPSCVDDIEMGITDVLRGEDHVSNTAVQIQMFTALGAQPPRFAHEALLVGREGKLSKRLGSLGCDSFRERGIEAQALVAMLARLGTALPVEPIADIEELVETFDLSTFGRAPARFDDAELDRVNAAIVHQMGFAQVSDRLPDGMDESGWHAIRPNISTVPEAADWWRIVTGPVEPRDFDEETRVFLATAEDLLEWSDTPWQDLTATLKERTGRKGKALFLPLRQALTGRDFGPDMGELLPLIGEDRARDRLRKAAES, from the coding sequence ATGAGTACCAGAACCCGCTTCGCTCCTTCGCCGACAGGGCATCTGCATGTCGGCAATATCCGCACGGCGCTCCACAACTGGATGCTGGCGCGACAGGCGGGCGGCGAGTTCTGGCTGCGCGTGGACGATACCGATGCCGAACGCAGCGAGGAGCGCTTCGTCCACGCGATCCGCAAGGATCTCGCCTGGCTCGGCCTCCACACCGATGGCGAGACCCGCCAGTCCGAGCGGTTGGCGCTTTACGAAGAGGCGTTCGACACCCTGCGCGATGCCGGGCGCATCTATCCCGCCTACGAAACCCAGCAGGAGCTGGAGCTGAAGCGCAAGATCCAGCTCGGTCGCGGTCTTCCGCCGATTTACGATCGCGGCGCGTTGAAACTGAGCGATGCCGAAAAAGCGCAGCATGAGGCCGATGGCGTGGTGCCGCATTGGCGTTTCAAACTGGGCCATGACGAGGCCATCGCGTGGGACGATGGCGTGCGAGGGACGCAGAAATTCGAACCGGCGCAACTGTCCGATCCGGTGATCCGCCGCGCCGATGGATCGTGGCTGTATATGCTGCCGAGCTGCGTGGACGATATCGAAATGGGAATCACGGACGTGCTGCGCGGGGAAGACCATGTCTCCAACACGGCGGTGCAGATCCAGATGTTCACCGCGCTCGGCGCGCAGCCGCCGCGCTTCGCGCATGAGGCGCTGCTGGTGGGCAGGGAAGGCAAGCTGTCGAAGCGCCTCGGCTCGCTCGGCTGCGACAGTTTCCGCGAGCGCGGGATCGAGGCGCAAGCGCTGGTCGCCATGCTGGCAAGGCTCGGCACGGCGCTGCCCGTCGAACCGATCGCTGACATCGAAGAACTGGTCGAGACCTTCGATCTTTCCACCTTCGGTCGCGCGCCCGCAAGGTTCGACGATGCAGAGCTGGATCGGGTCAATGCGGCGATTGTCCATCAGATGGGCTTCGCGCAGGTTTCGGATCGCCTGCCGGACGGGATGGACGAGAGCGGCTGGCACGCCATCCGCCCCAACATCTCCACGGTGCCGGAGGCGGCGGATTGGTGGCGGATCGTCACCGGACCGGTCGAGCCGCGCGACTTCGATGAGGAAACGCGCGTTTTCCTGGCGACCGCAGAGGATTTGCTCGAATGGAGCGATACGCCGTGGCAGGATCTGACCGCCACGCTGAAGGAGCGCACGGGCCGCAAGGGAAAGGCGCTGTTCCTGCCGCTTCGCCAGGCGCTGACCGGCCGCGACTTCGGCCCGGACATGGGCGAATTGCTGCCGCTGATCGGTGAAGATCGGGCCCGCGACAGGTTGCGCAAAGCCGCCGAAAGCTGA
- a CDS encoding zinc-ribbon domain-containing protein, producing the protein MIIQCPACATKYVVPDAAVGVEGRTVRCAKCRESWFQEGPALDLADREDVAVEPAAPPPSPPPPPGAPASQETVENDVAPPPDGPSASAWRDEVRPPRAQQPVDYGDPPHSHFDHEPPFRPRRNWLKVWTWAGAIFAVVAAALIVAVSYWGLPDWVPVERPTFAAGEPDLQLDFPQQQQERRQLPNGTEFFGASGTITNVGTVTRTIPTILIVLRDSRDRIVYSWEVPPPQRTLAPGETVTVNEAVTDFPRSARAVQIGWKPE; encoded by the coding sequence ATGATCATCCAGTGTCCCGCCTGCGCGACGAAATATGTCGTGCCCGATGCCGCTGTCGGCGTGGAAGGCCGGACCGTGCGCTGCGCGAAGTGTCGTGAAAGCTGGTTTCAGGAAGGTCCGGCGCTCGATCTTGCAGACCGCGAGGATGTCGCTGTCGAGCCGGCTGCGCCTCCTCCGTCTCCTCCGCCTCCGCCAGGGGCACCCGCATCGCAGGAGACGGTCGAGAATGACGTCGCGCCTCCGCCCGATGGCCCCTCTGCCTCTGCCTGGCGTGACGAAGTGCGTCCGCCCCGCGCGCAGCAGCCTGTCGATTACGGCGATCCGCCGCATTCGCATTTCGATCACGAGCCACCCTTTCGCCCTCGCCGCAACTGGCTGAAAGTGTGGACCTGGGCGGGTGCGATCTTCGCGGTCGTCGCTGCGGCGCTAATCGTTGCCGTCTCCTATTGGGGCTTGCCCGACTGGGTGCCGGTGGAGCGGCCGACCTTCGCCGCCGGGGAGCCCGATCTGCAGCTCGACTTTCCGCAGCAGCAACAGGAACGCCGCCAGCTTCCCAACGGCACGGAATTTTTCGGGGCGAGCGGGACGATCACCAATGTCGGCACAGTGACGCGGACGATCCCGACCATATTGATCGTTCTGCGCGATTCGCGCGACCGCATCGTCTATAGCTGGGAAGTCCCGCCGCCCCAGCGAACCCTCGCGCCAGGCGAAACGGTGACGGTGAACGAGGCTGTGACGGATTTCCCCCGCTCCGCGCGCGCGGTGCAGATCGGCTGGAAGCCCGAATAG
- a CDS encoding YdcF family protein yields the protein MIRRILAILLVAWALGFVWFAAALPRPLAVSETDAIVVPTGSGGRIERGLEVLQLGAAEQMLVTGVDPAVQPDEFQAEFAVPDRAMDCCVTLGFSALDTRGNARETAQWMEERGYNSLRLVTADWHMRRAAEELAEQLPDTIDISRDAVRSEVSLYTLFLEYHKFLAVWLVNALS from the coding sequence GTGATCCGCCGAATACTCGCCATCCTGCTGGTCGCCTGGGCGCTCGGTTTCGTCTGGTTTGCCGCCGCGCTGCCGCGCCCGCTGGCCGTGTCCGAGACCGATGCCATCGTCGTCCCAACGGGCAGCGGCGGCCGGATCGAGCGCGGCCTCGAAGTGCTGCAGCTGGGCGCGGCCGAACAGATGCTCGTCACCGGCGTAGACCCGGCCGTGCAGCCCGACGAATTCCAGGCCGAATTCGCCGTGCCGGACCGGGCGATGGATTGCTGCGTGACGCTTGGCTTTTCCGCTCTCGATACGCGCGGTAATGCCCGTGAGACGGCGCAGTGGATGGAGGAACGAGGCTACAATTCGCTGCGCCTGGTGACGGCAGACTGGCACATGCGGCGCGCGGCGGAAGAGCTGGCGGAGCAGTTGCCCGATACGATCGACATTTCCCGCGATGCCGTGCGATCCGAAGTCAGCCTCTACACGCTGTTCCTCGAATATCACAAATTCCTGGCCGTCTGGCTGGTCAATGCGCTGAGCTGA
- a CDS encoding lysophospholipid acyltransferase family protein, which yields MILLRNLAFYLFFYPGSLMLSFAAAAASYVRPAWVKPLCDAWSDWHHWCVTRLLGITIRETGTRPDYPALYAIKHESFYEAIAMAHMFDHPAGIAKAELFDLPGWGRAGIAYGLIPVARDQGASALRAMLKAARPAIKQGRPVVIFPEGTRIPHGQRPPLRSGFAGLYKLLRLPVVPVAVDSGPIYRNTLKPRGTITWHFGEVIEPGLERAEIEARVHEGINALNAPERLD from the coding sequence ATGATCCTGCTGCGCAACCTCGCTTTCTATCTGTTCTTCTATCCCGGATCGCTGATGCTTTCCTTTGCTGCAGCAGCCGCATCCTATGTGCGCCCGGCATGGGTGAAGCCGCTCTGCGATGCGTGGAGCGACTGGCATCACTGGTGCGTAACGCGCCTCCTTGGCATCACGATCCGCGAAACCGGGACGCGCCCCGACTACCCCGCCCTCTACGCCATCAAGCATGAAAGCTTTTACGAAGCGATTGCGATGGCGCACATGTTCGATCACCCGGCAGGCATCGCCAAGGCGGAACTTTTCGACCTGCCCGGGTGGGGCCGTGCAGGGATCGCCTATGGCCTTATCCCGGTGGCGCGCGACCAGGGCGCCTCGGCGCTGCGTGCCATGCTGAAGGCTGCGCGCCCGGCGATAAAGCAAGGGCGGCCTGTCGTGATTTTCCCCGAAGGAACGCGCATCCCCCATGGCCAGCGCCCGCCGCTGCGTTCGGGCTTTGCCGGGCTTTACAAGCTGCTGCGCCTGCCTGTCGTCCCAGTCGCGGTGGATAGCGGGCCCATCTATCGCAATACGCTGAAGCCGCGCGGCACGATCACCTGGCATTTCGGCGAAGTGATCGAGCCGGGTCTCGAGCGCGCGGAGATCGAAGCGCGGGTGCACGAAGGCATTAATGCGCTGAACGCTCCCGAGCGCTTGGATTAG
- a CDS encoding cell division protein FtsX → MSEEAPSPIRRRSPRIGESARILQQARIAGPMPWVIAIMIALTVMAASAGLALGNLAANARAEIAGGITVQIVEGAPASRDRQAERAVSYFANREDVADVRRVPDEELAELLEPWLGEIGRAEQDTVPIPAMVDVRLSGPVTAERLRALRAELLEVAPSARMDAQASWLGPVFDAVRSLQWLAIGLVMLLAVTSAAAVWLAARSALGTNRDTIEVIHHLGGTDRQIARIFQRSIGKDAALGGLAGLLLGLAAIFVLGRQFSQLGSGLVAGGGLGVVDWIAIVAIPVIGIALAVITARFTVIAALRRML, encoded by the coding sequence ATGAGCGAAGAGGCACCCTCCCCCATCCGTCGCCGCAGCCCGCGCATCGGCGAAAGCGCGCGCATTCTGCAGCAGGCGCGCATCGCGGGGCCGATGCCGTGGGTCATCGCCATCATGATCGCGCTCACCGTCATGGCGGCAAGCGCCGGGCTGGCGCTGGGCAATCTTGCCGCCAACGCCCGCGCCGAGATTGCGGGCGGCATCACCGTGCAGATCGTCGAGGGCGCGCCCGCGTCGCGCGACAGGCAGGCCGAACGCGCCGTATCCTATTTCGCCAATCGCGAAGACGTGGCTGACGTGCGCCGCGTGCCGGACGAGGAACTCGCCGAATTGCTCGAGCCCTGGCTCGGCGAAATCGGGCGTGCGGAACAGGACACCGTGCCGATCCCGGCGATGGTCGATGTGCGCCTCTCCGGTCCGGTGACTGCGGAACGCCTGCGCGCCCTTCGCGCCGAATTGCTCGAAGTGGCGCCATCGGCCCGCATGGATGCGCAGGCGTCCTGGCTAGGCCCGGTTTTCGACGCGGTCCGTTCGCTGCAATGGCTTGCCATCGGCCTCGTCATGCTGCTTGCCGTGACGAGCGCGGCCGCAGTGTGGCTGGCGGCGCGAAGTGCGCTCGGCACCAATCGCGACACGATCGAGGTCATCCATCACCTTGGCGGGACCGACCGACAGATCGCCCGTATTTTCCAGCGCTCCATCGGCAAGGATGCCGCGCTCGGCGGGCTTGCCGGATTGCTGCTGGGGCTCGCGGCGATTTTCGTACTTGGCCGCCAATTCTCCCAGCTCGGCTCGGGTCTCGTCGCCGGGGGCGGGCTCGGCGTGGTGGACTGGATCGCGATTGTCGCAATTCCCGTTATCGGCATCGCGCTGGCTGTGATAACGGCGCGTTTCACCGTCATCGCAGCGTTAAGGCGCATGCTGTAG
- a CDS encoding TonB-dependent receptor, translating into MKKLAITLLATAAMPLSAQAQDASDEADRADEQDRVVHMDRIVVTAPGVEDLSVLAGASVIDGEDLLRNQSGQIGEVLDNLPGVATTGFAPGASRPILRGLDGERVRVLSDGIGNIDASNTSADHAVSIDPLTAERVEVLRGPATLLYGSQAIGGVVNVIDRRLPRVMPEGGVRVDAFGSIDTAYDLREGGAAVDLGLGDDFVLHFHGSYRETDDFEIPGFQLTEDLRADLLADAAEELEEGNVEEAEELTEQANVTGVVPNSFTETYSFGAGAGYIGEGFRIAGSASYYDTFYGIPSGPGGHHHGEEGEGEFEVEEEEGEENVSITLEQARFDLLTGISLGGFFDELVLRVGHSNYTHTELEGEETGTVFDVLGTEGRLELTQAPTENWRGAVGAQFYLRDFEAVGEEAFVAPNETEQFGIFTLQELQFGALEVEVGGRYENTAQSSDPLGIERDFDTFSAAGGISYGVTPTIRVGANVTRTERAPSGEELFANGPHLATQQFEIGDPDLDVETVLGLEGYVTADIGPVEARLAVFSNAFDDFIYLSETGDEEDDLPVFEFLQDDADFIGFEASASAPLFSVAGGQFITDLGASYVEAELDDGTPLPRIPPLELFGALEWQSNAFDLRGEVEWYDDQTRTAPFEEATDSYALVNLSAALHPFRDDRIVLLLQANNVFDEEGRRHTSFTKEYVPVAGRNFRVTARASF; encoded by the coding sequence ATGAAAAAGCTTGCGATCACGCTGCTCGCCACGGCAGCGATGCCTCTCTCCGCCCAGGCGCAGGACGCCTCCGACGAAGCCGACCGCGCCGACGAGCAGGACCGCGTCGTCCATATGGATCGTATCGTCGTCACCGCGCCGGGTGTCGAAGACCTCAGCGTCCTTGCGGGAGCCTCCGTCATCGATGGCGAGGATTTGCTCCGCAACCAGTCGGGGCAGATCGGCGAAGTGCTCGACAATCTGCCCGGCGTCGCCACCACCGGCTTCGCCCCCGGCGCATCGCGCCCGATCCTGCGCGGCCTGGATGGCGAGCGCGTGCGGGTGCTGAGCGACGGCATCGGCAATATCGATGCATCGAATACGTCCGCCGACCATGCCGTGTCGATCGATCCGCTGACGGCCGAGCGCGTCGAAGTGCTGCGCGGCCCGGCAACGCTGCTCTACGGTTCGCAGGCCATTGGCGGCGTGGTCAATGTCATCGACCGTCGCCTGCCGCGCGTCATGCCCGAAGGCGGTGTGCGCGTGGATGCGTTCGGATCCATCGACACGGCCTACGATCTTCGCGAAGGCGGCGCCGCGGTCGATCTCGGCCTCGGCGACGATTTCGTGCTGCATTTCCATGGTAGCTATCGCGAGACCGACGATTTCGAGATCCCAGGCTTCCAGCTGACCGAGGATTTGCGCGCAGACCTGCTCGCCGATGCGGCGGAGGAGCTCGAGGAAGGCAATGTCGAAGAAGCCGAGGAGCTGACCGAACAGGCCAACGTCACCGGCGTCGTGCCCAACAGCTTCACCGAAACCTACTCCTTCGGTGCGGGCGCAGGCTATATCGGCGAAGGCTTCCGCATCGCCGGCTCGGCCAGCTATTACGACACTTTCTATGGCATCCCTTCCGGCCCGGGCGGCCATCACCATGGTGAAGAAGGCGAGGGCGAATTCGAAGTCGAAGAGGAAGAGGGCGAGGAGAACGTCTCGATCACGCTGGAACAGGCGCGGTTCGACCTCCTCACCGGAATTTCCCTCGGCGGCTTTTTCGATGAGCTGGTCCTGCGCGTAGGCCATTCCAACTACACCCACACCGAGCTCGAGGGTGAGGAGACCGGCACCGTGTTCGACGTGCTCGGCACCGAAGGACGTCTCGAGCTGACGCAGGCACCGACGGAGAACTGGCGCGGCGCGGTGGGTGCGCAATTCTACCTGCGCGATTTCGAGGCGGTGGGTGAGGAAGCTTTCGTCGCTCCGAACGAGACCGAGCAGTTCGGCATCTTCACGCTACAGGAGTTGCAGTTCGGCGCGCTCGAAGTGGAAGTGGGCGGCCGTTACGAAAACACCGCGCAGTCGTCCGATCCGCTCGGCATCGAGCGCGATTTCGACACCTTCTCGGCGGCGGGCGGCATTTCCTACGGCGTCACGCCCACCATCCGCGTCGGCGCGAATGTCACGCGCACCGAACGCGCGCCTTCGGGCGAGGAGCTTTTCGCCAACGGTCCGCACCTCGCCACCCAGCAATTCGAGATCGGCGATCCCGACCTGGATGTGGAAACGGTGCTCGGCCTGGAGGGCTACGTCACCGCCGATATCGGCCCGGTCGAGGCGCGGCTGGCAGTGTTCAGCAACGCCTTCGACGACTTCATCTACCTGTCCGAAACGGGTGACGAGGAAGACGATCTGCCGGTCTTCGAATTCCTGCAGGACGATGCGGACTTCATCGGTTTCGAAGCCTCTGCCTCCGCCCCGCTGTTCAGCGTTGCGGGTGGCCAGTTCATCACCGACCTCGGCGCATCCTATGTCGAGGCGGAGCTGGACGACGGCACACCGCTGCCGCGCATTCCGCCGCTGGAGCTGTTCGGCGCGCTGGAATGGCAGTCCAATGCCTTCGACCTGCGCGGCGAAGTGGAATGGTATGACGACCAGACCCGCACCGCCCCGTTCGAGGAAGCGACCGACAGCTACGCGCTGGTAAACCTCTCTGCCGCGTTGCACCCGTTCCGCGACGACCGTATCGTGTTGCTGCTGCAGGCAAACAATGTGTTCGACGAGGAGGGCCGCCGCCACACCAGCTTCACCAAGGAATATGTGCCGGTCGCCGGCCGCAATTTCCGTGTGACGGCGCGCGCAAGCTTCTGA